The following proteins are encoded in a genomic region of Corallococcus silvisoli:
- a CDS encoding FAD-dependent monooxygenase: MSAAEVLIVGAGPVGLCLALALDQQGVRVRIIDKEPSFSGESKAVTLQPRTLEIFQTLGVADRLMKDGVVNRVMNMHVGRKRVTVLRYDRLESAFAFYLHLHQGQTERALVQVLADRGITVERSTALEGFRQDAAGVTARLARTGSAPEEVTVPYLVGCDGGHSRVRAVLDLAFSGARHDDNWIMTDVRIPNMSLARDERHGFILDRFPFVVLNLGNDYYRLIAARPPGSPLAGQVPTLEEFREIMTPLGLGHWRLEEPLWLTHYHPSQRLVSHYRVGRVFVAGDAAHVNTPIAAQGLNTGVLDAVNLAWKLRLAVRGKASTALLDSYHAERHAAAVTMFAQNDRLTTLVFGTNPLLRFLARKQLHLLNIPALNLKNVLGTSQLDLHYRHSPVVQPALDASGTRAARAAFAPGRAQPGDRAPHCVLHAERSTPLYEVLRATHHTLLILGGETPDPARMRAMAEHARAKHGEWLTSHFVFHGQIAPGFDGGGLGTTWRDVDGKAHRALGAKGAGCVLIRPDAYIAARFPLDASGSLDTYFNALLH; this comes from the coding sequence ATGAGCGCCGCGGAGGTGTTGATCGTGGGGGCTGGCCCGGTGGGGCTGTGCCTCGCGCTCGCGCTCGACCAGCAGGGCGTCCGGGTGCGCATCATCGACAAGGAGCCCTCGTTCTCCGGCGAGTCCAAGGCCGTGACGCTCCAGCCCCGGACCCTGGAGATCTTCCAGACGCTGGGCGTCGCGGACCGGCTCATGAAGGACGGGGTGGTCAACCGCGTCATGAACATGCACGTCGGGCGTAAGCGCGTCACGGTGCTGCGCTACGACCGGCTGGAGAGCGCCTTCGCCTTCTACCTGCACCTGCACCAGGGCCAGACGGAGCGGGCGCTGGTCCAGGTGCTGGCAGACCGGGGCATCACCGTGGAGCGCTCCACCGCGCTGGAGGGCTTCCGCCAGGACGCCGCGGGAGTGACGGCGCGGCTCGCGCGGACCGGGAGCGCGCCGGAGGAGGTCACGGTGCCGTACCTGGTGGGCTGCGATGGTGGCCACAGCCGGGTCCGCGCGGTGCTCGACCTGGCGTTCAGCGGCGCGCGGCATGACGACAACTGGATCATGACCGACGTGCGCATCCCCAACATGTCGCTCGCCCGCGACGAGCGCCACGGCTTCATCCTGGACCGGTTCCCCTTCGTGGTGCTGAACCTGGGCAACGACTACTACCGGCTCATCGCCGCGCGTCCCCCCGGGTCACCGCTTGCGGGGCAGGTGCCTACGCTGGAGGAGTTCCGCGAGATCATGACGCCGCTGGGCCTGGGACACTGGCGGCTGGAGGAGCCGCTGTGGCTCACCCACTACCATCCCAGCCAGCGCCTCGTTTCCCACTACCGGGTGGGGCGGGTCTTCGTGGCGGGGGACGCGGCCCACGTGAACACCCCCATCGCCGCGCAGGGACTCAACACGGGGGTGCTGGATGCGGTCAACCTGGCGTGGAAGCTCCGCCTCGCGGTCCGGGGCAAGGCGAGCACCGCCCTGCTCGACAGCTACCACGCGGAGCGCCACGCCGCCGCCGTGACGATGTTCGCCCAGAACGACCGGCTCACCACGCTCGTCTTTGGCACCAATCCCCTGCTGCGCTTCCTGGCGCGCAAGCAGTTGCACCTGCTCAACATCCCCGCGTTGAACCTGAAGAACGTCCTGGGGACCTCGCAGCTCGACCTGCATTACCGCCACAGCCCGGTGGTGCAACCAGCGCTCGACGCCTCCGGCACCCGCGCCGCCCGTGCCGCGTTCGCCCCAGGCCGGGCCCAGCCCGGAGATCGCGCGCCGCACTGTGTCTTGCACGCGGAGAGGTCCACCCCGCTCTACGAGGTCCTCCGAGCGACCCACCACACGCTCCTCATCCTGGGCGGTGAGACACCCGACCCGGCGCGGATGCGGGCCATGGCCGAGCACGCCCGCGCGAAACACGGCGAGTGGCTCACGTCCCACTTCGTGTTTCACGGGCAGATCGCGCCCGGCTTCGACGGTGGAGGGCTGGGCACGACCTGGCGGGACGTGGATGGGAAGGCCCACCGGGCCCTGGGCGCGAAAGGCGCGGGCTGCGTGTTGATCCGCCCCGACGCCTACATCGCCGCGCGCTTCCCCCTGGATGCGTCAGGGAGCCTGGACACCTATTTCAACGCCCTCCTGCACTGA
- the fabD gene encoding ACP S-malonyltransferase: MTTFVFPGQGSQKRGMGGDLVARHPGLAAQADALLGYRLAEVCQDARLDETRYTQPALFVLNALAWLEQRARHGRDPEYAMGHSLGEYNALFAAGAFDFATGVLLVRKRGELMAQASGGGMAAVVGLSGERIVEVLERLGVRTLDLANDNTPTQQVMSGPREDLERVAPELRAVGANVVLLKVSAAFHSRYMRPARDAFAAFLREFSFAPLRFPVISNVEARPYEDARVPELLARQIDSPVRWTQSVRSLLAQGEQEFVEVGHGRVLTGLIGQIRQATPAGMTASVPVVAPPPRLEAPSPVRAPTPAREPGARAGTLGSKAFREAYGVRLSYVAGSMYKGISSRELVVRMGRAGLLGFFGTGGVPLERIEEELLAIQAALRPGEAYGMNLLHSPERPEREARLVDLFLRRGVRNVEASAFLQLTPALVRFRMTGVRRREDGQIEAPNRLIAKVSRPEVAEAFMSPPPQSLLDGLVRAGQLTPEEARLALELPMAGDVCVESDSGGHTDQGVASALFPAMSLLRDRMMALHRYPARIRLGAAGGIGTPHAAAAAFLMGADFIVTGSINQCTVEAGTSEPVKDLLETLDVQDVTCAPAGDMFELGAKIQVVRKGLFFPARANRLYALYQQHPSLEALDAETRKQLQEKVFRRGFEEVWEETRQHYLRADPAELERAERNPRKKMALVFRWYFVHTSRLALRGSREQRTDYQVHCGPAMGAFNQWVRGTPLASWRDRHVDAIGDKLMEATAGWLEERFQVMRGGT, encoded by the coding sequence ATGACGACGTTCGTGTTTCCTGGACAGGGTTCTCAGAAGCGGGGAATGGGTGGGGATCTGGTCGCGAGACACCCGGGGTTGGCGGCCCAGGCGGACGCCCTCTTGGGGTATCGGCTGGCGGAGGTCTGCCAGGACGCGCGTCTGGATGAGACGCGGTATACCCAGCCCGCGCTGTTCGTCCTGAATGCGCTCGCATGGCTGGAGCAGCGGGCGCGCCATGGACGCGATCCCGAGTATGCCATGGGGCACAGCCTGGGGGAGTACAACGCGCTGTTCGCCGCGGGTGCCTTCGACTTCGCGACCGGCGTCCTCCTGGTCCGCAAGCGCGGGGAGTTGATGGCCCAGGCGAGCGGAGGTGGCATGGCCGCGGTGGTGGGCCTGTCCGGGGAGCGCATCGTCGAAGTGCTGGAGCGGCTGGGGGTGCGCACCCTGGACCTGGCCAATGACAACACGCCCACCCAGCAGGTGATGTCCGGACCGCGCGAGGACCTGGAGCGGGTGGCGCCCGAGCTGCGCGCGGTGGGCGCCAACGTCGTCCTGCTCAAGGTGAGCGCCGCGTTCCATTCCCGGTACATGCGGCCCGCGCGCGACGCCTTCGCGGCCTTCCTGCGGGAGTTCTCCTTCGCGCCGCTGCGCTTCCCGGTCATCTCCAACGTGGAGGCCCGGCCCTACGAGGACGCGCGGGTGCCGGAGCTGCTGGCCCGGCAGATCGACTCGCCGGTGCGGTGGACGCAGAGCGTGCGCTCCCTCCTCGCCCAGGGGGAGCAGGAGTTCGTGGAGGTAGGGCACGGCCGGGTGCTCACGGGGCTCATCGGGCAGATTCGTCAGGCGACCCCCGCGGGCATGACCGCGAGCGTGCCCGTCGTGGCGCCTCCTCCCAGGTTGGAGGCGCCCTCACCGGTCCGCGCGCCCACGCCCGCGCGCGAGCCGGGGGCGCGCGCCGGGACGCTGGGCAGCAAGGCCTTCCGTGAGGCCTATGGCGTGCGCCTCTCCTACGTGGCGGGCTCCATGTACAAGGGCATCTCCTCCCGGGAACTGGTGGTGCGCATGGGACGCGCGGGGTTGCTGGGGTTCTTCGGGACCGGCGGGGTCCCGCTCGAGCGCATCGAGGAGGAGCTCCTGGCCATCCAGGCCGCGCTGCGTCCGGGCGAGGCCTACGGCATGAACCTGTTGCACAGCCCTGAACGCCCCGAACGCGAGGCGCGGCTGGTCGACCTCTTCCTTCGCCGGGGTGTCCGCAACGTCGAGGCGTCGGCGTTCCTGCAATTGACCCCGGCCCTCGTGCGCTTCCGCATGACGGGCGTGCGGCGGCGCGAGGACGGTCAGATCGAGGCGCCGAACCGGCTCATCGCCAAGGTGTCCCGGCCGGAGGTCGCGGAGGCCTTCATGTCGCCGCCTCCCCAGTCCCTGCTCGATGGGCTCGTCCGCGCCGGACAGCTCACCCCGGAGGAGGCCCGGCTCGCGCTCGAGCTGCCCATGGCCGGGGACGTCTGCGTGGAGTCCGACTCCGGAGGTCACACGGACCAGGGCGTCGCCAGTGCCCTGTTCCCGGCGATGAGCTTGCTGCGCGACCGGATGATGGCCCTGCACCGCTACCCGGCCCGCATCCGCCTGGGGGCGGCGGGGGGCATCGGAACCCCCCACGCGGCGGCGGCGGCGTTCCTGATGGGCGCGGACTTCATCGTGACGGGGTCCATCAACCAGTGCACCGTGGAGGCCGGGACCAGCGAGCCCGTGAAGGATCTGCTGGAGACGCTGGACGTGCAGGACGTGACGTGCGCTCCCGCGGGCGACATGTTCGAGCTGGGGGCGAAGATCCAGGTGGTGCGCAAGGGGCTCTTCTTTCCGGCGCGCGCCAACCGCCTCTACGCGCTCTACCAACAACATCCCTCCCTGGAGGCCCTGGACGCGGAGACCCGGAAGCAGCTCCAGGAGAAGGTCTTCCGTCGCGGCTTCGAGGAGGTCTGGGAGGAGACGCGGCAGCACTACCTGCGCGCCGACCCCGCGGAGCTGGAGCGCGCCGAGCGCAACCCCCGGAAGAAGATGGCCCTCGTGTTCCGCTGGTACTTCGTCCACACCTCGCGCCTGGCCTTGCGCGGGAGCCGCGAGCAGCGCACCGACTACCAGGTCCACTGCGGGCCCGCGATGGGCGCGTTCAACCAGTGGGTCCGTGGGACACCCCTTGCCTCGTGGCGCGACCGGCACGTGGATGCCATTGGCGACAAGCTCATGGAGGCGACGGCGGGCTGGCTGGAGGAGCGCTTCCAGGTGATGCGCGGGGGGACCTGA